In Halorientalis sp. LT38, a genomic segment contains:
- a CDS encoding enoyl-CoA hydratase/isomerase family protein yields MAYEHIVRDVDGPVCRITFDRPEHLNAVSVEMWEEFREALLAAEDDPDIRAIRLEGNGDTFCAGDDIQDIRDLTSATEVMEYCEYIREASGTIERIATPVVAKVDGIAYGVGCEIAGLCDVTIATEEAEFSLIEPKIGVSSLNGLFRFPDLIGTKPAREMMVTARTLDAEEAHRVGLVSAVTTDDEVDDVVADRIDEIVESAPLAVEMTKRLVNGEREGANEAVTVLANTFLSEDRIEGTSAFLEKREADWQRD; encoded by the coding sequence ATGGCGTACGAGCACATCGTCCGCGACGTCGACGGACCTGTCTGTCGAATCACCTTCGATCGCCCAGAGCACCTCAATGCCGTGTCGGTCGAGATGTGGGAGGAGTTCCGAGAGGCACTGCTGGCCGCCGAGGACGACCCCGACATCCGAGCGATCCGACTCGAAGGCAACGGCGACACCTTCTGTGCCGGCGACGACATCCAGGACATCCGTGACCTGACGTCGGCGACGGAGGTCATGGAGTACTGCGAGTACATCCGGGAAGCCAGCGGGACGATCGAGCGGATCGCCACCCCGGTCGTCGCCAAGGTCGACGGGATCGCCTACGGTGTCGGCTGCGAGATCGCCGGCCTCTGTGACGTCACGATTGCCACCGAGGAGGCCGAGTTCAGCCTGATCGAGCCGAAGATCGGCGTGAGCTCACTGAACGGTCTGTTTCGCTTCCCTGATCTCATCGGTACCAAGCCGGCCCGGGAGATGATGGTGACCGCGCGGACGCTCGACGCCGAGGAGGCCCACCGTGTCGGCCTCGTCTCGGCCGTCACGACCGACGACGAGGTCGACGACGTCGTCGCCGATCGCATCGACGAGATCGTCGAAAGCGCACCGCTGGCCGTCGAGATGACCAAGCGTCTCGTCAACGGGGAGCGCGAGGGGGCCAACGAGGCGGTCACCGTCCTCGCGAACACGTTCCTATCAGAGGACCGAATCGAGGGGACCAGCGCGTTCCTGGAGAAACGCGAGGCCGACTGGCAGCGCGACTGA